Proteins encoded by one window of Salvia splendens isolate huo1 chromosome 7, SspV2, whole genome shotgun sequence:
- the LOC121741225 gene encoding uncharacterized protein LOC121741225, whose translation MLYATSKNSLKKVLDGIQATDPAEMELDTSTSVLSTDNQAMVESEEMEMNNAAGKNRREQASSSRSGLVLGLAPSFEYTFLVYASPVGNYFKEGTALISLYVEDEFHRAGRGGSGGVKSVTNYAPVRP comes from the exons ATGCTCTATGCTACTTCCAAAAACAGTTTGAAGAAAGTGTTGGATGGCATTCAAGCCACTGACCCCGCTGAAATGGAGCTCGACACCTCCACATCTGTGTTATCCACAGACAACCAAG cgATGGTAGAATCGGAAGAGATGGAAATGAACAATGCTGCTGGAAAAAACAGAAGAGAACAAGCATCTTCTTCCA GGAGCGGGCTAGTTTTGGGGTTGGCGCCATCTTTCGAGTACACATTTTTGGTGTATGCTTCTCCAGTTGGAAACTATTTCAAG GAAGGGACTGCGCTGATCAGCTTGTACGTTGAGGATGAGTTCCATCGCGCTGGCCGCGGTGGTTCTGGAGGTGTGAAGAGCGTCACGAATTATGCGCCG gTGAGGCCATGA
- the LOC121741224 gene encoding probable inorganic phosphate transporter 1-7, protein MAGDSNLKVLNALDVAKTQWYHFTAIIIAGMGFFTDAYDLFCISLVTKMLGRIYYHVDGSPKPGSLPPNVSAAVNGVALCGTLLGQLFFGWLGDKMGRKKVYGLTLMIMCICSIASGLSFGRDAKAVMATLCFFRFWLGFGIGGDYPLSATIMSEYANKKTRGAFIAAVFAMQGFGILAGGIFAMTLSAIFNAIFKSPSYEADPFASTIPQADYLWRVVLMVGALPALLTFYWRLKMPETARYTALVAKDAKRAAADMAKVLHEDIEAEQQKTDAMVSRQGGYDLFSKEFLHRHGLHLLGTTSTWFLLDIAFYSQNLFQKDIFSAIGWIPPAQTMNALQEVYTIARAQTLIALCSTVPGYWFTVALIDVIGRFTIQLSGFFFMTVFMFALAIPYHHWTQPEHRIGFVVMYSLTFFFANFGPNATTFVVPAEIFPARFRSTCHGISAAAGKFGAIIGAFGFQLLAQSQDPEKVDAGYHSGIGVKNSLIVLGVVNLLGLLFTFLVPETKGKSLEDVSGEN, encoded by the coding sequence ATGGCGGGCGACAGCAATCTAAAGGTGTTGAACGCGCTAGATGTAGCGAAGACGCAGTGGTATCATTTCACGGCGATCATAATAGCGGGGATGGGTTTCTTCACTGATGCCTACGATCTCTTCTGCATCTCCCTCGTCACCAAGATGCTCGGCCGCATCTACTACCACGTCGATGGCTCCCCCAAGCCCGGATCCCTCCCTCCGAATGTCTCTGCAGCTGTCAATGGCGTCGCCCTCTGTGGCACCTTATTGGGCCAGCTATTCTTCGGCTGGCTCGGCGACAAGATGGGCCGCAAGAAGGTCTACGGCCTCACCCTCATGATCATGTGCATATGCTCCATCGCCTCCGGCCTCTCTTTCGGCCGCGACGCCAAGGCCGTCATGGCCACCCTCTGCTTCTTCCGGTTTTGGCTTGGCTTCGGCATTGGCGGAGACTACCCCCTCTCCGCCACCATTATGTCCGAGTACGCTAATAAGAAGACCCGCGGCGCTTTTATAGCCGCAGTCTTCGCTATGCAGGGCTTTGGCATCCTGGCCGGGGGCATCTTCGCCATGACCCTCTCAGCTATCTTCAACGCCATCTTCAAGTCCCCCTCCTACGAGGCCGACCCCTTCGCGTCCACCATCCCCCAGGCCGACTACCTCTGGCGTGTCGTCCTAATGGTCGGCGCCCTTCCCGCCCTCCTCACCTTCTACTGGCGCCTCAAGATGCCCGAGACCGCCCGCTACACGGCCCTTGTGGCCAAGGACGCCAAGCGCGCCGCGGCCGACATGGCCAAGGTCCTCCACGAGGACATTGAAGCAGAGCAGCAGAAGACTGATGCCATGGTCTCCCGTCAAGGGGGCTACGACCTCTTCTCCAAGGAGTTCCTCCACCGCCACGGCCTCCATCTTCTCGGAACAACTAGCACGTGGTTCCTCCTCGACATCGCCTTCTACAGCCAGAACCTCTTCCAGAAGGACATCTTCAGCGCCATCGGCTGGATACCGCCCGCCCAGACCATGAACGCCCTCCAAGAGGTCTACACCATCGCCCGGGCTCAAACGCTCATCGCCCTCTGCTCCACCGTGCCGGGATACTGGTTCACTGTGGCGCTCATCGACGTCATTGGCCGCTTCACGATCCAGCTCTCCGGATTCTTCTTCATGACCGTGTTCATGTTCGCCCTAGCCATCCCGTACCATCACTGGACTCAGCCAGAGCACAGGATCGGGTTCGTGGTGATGTACTCGCTCACATTTTTCTTCGCCAACTTTGGGCCTAATGCCACCACATTTGTTGTCCCGGCCGAGATCTTCCCGGCCAGGTTCAGGTCCACCTGCCACGGGATCTCGGCCGCAGCTGGGAAGTTCGGGGCTATTATAGGGGCGTTTGGGTTTCAGTTGCTAGCACAGAGCCAAGACCCGGAAAAGGTCGATGCTGGTTACCATTCAGGAATTGGGGTGAAGAATTCATTGATTGTTTTGGGAGTAGTGAATCTATTAGGATTGTTGTTCACTTTCTTGGTGCCTGAGACAAAGGGCAAATCTTTGGAGGATGTGAGTGGCGAAAACTAG